One Papaver somniferum cultivar HN1 chromosome 10, ASM357369v1, whole genome shotgun sequence genomic window carries:
- the LOC113319136 gene encoding uncharacterized protein LOC113319136 — MRLIFCCFSFLFRLSDAYQATGCYNLLCSRFVQTNSKIAIGAAISPVSSFACNQYDITVLIWKDPKLGNWWLGIGENTLVGYCPAELFTHLADHATMIEWGGEMVNTRWNGEHTKTQMGSGHFAESGFGQSGYFRNLQVVDSDNSLSTAENILTLAENTNCYSIKSSYSSEWGIHFYFGGPGKNPQCQ; from the exons ATGAGACTGATtttctgttgtttttcttttctttttcgacTGAGTGATGCATATCAAGCAACTGGGTGCTACAATCTTTTGTGCTCGAGATTTGTACAAACAAACAGTAAGATAGCAATTGGAGCTGCAATATCTCCGGTTTCATCATTCGCATGCAACCAATATGACATAACTGTTCTCATATGGAAG GATCCCAAGTTAGGAAACTGGTGGTTAGGGATAGGGGAAAACACATTAGTCGGTTATTGTCCAGCAGAGTTGTTTACGCACTTGGCTGATCACGCAACAATGATAGAATGGGGTGGTGAAATGGTGAATACACGTTGGAATGGCGAGCATACGAAAACCCAGATGGGATCAGGTCATTTCGCAGAATCCGGATTCGGCCAGTCCGGCTATTTCCGAAATCTACAGGTTGTTGATTCAGATAATAGCTTAAGTACAGCTGAAAATATCTTAACACTTGCTGAGAATACTAATTGTTACAGCATCAAAAGTTCTTATAGTAGTGAATGGGGAATACATTTTTACTTTGGTGGACCAGGAAAGAATCCCCAGTGCCAATAA